CTACGGTCAGAAATAAAAGTCGGACAATTAGTAGAAATCCCCTTTAGAAACAAGATGGTTAAAGGGGTTATTTTAGGTTTAGCAGAAAGTTCAAAGTATGAAAGTATAAAGTTAAAACAGATTTCTAAAATAGTTGAACCTATTCCCCTTTTGGCCACTTGGCAAATTACTTTAATTAAAGATTTATCGCAATATTATTTTGTTTCCATGGCTACTATTTTGAAAATGCTGATTCCTGAAATTCCTAAAAAAGTAAGATTAAGTCGTAAGAAAATTTTACAAGAATTAAATTTTTTATCTGCGCCAAAATCAGAAATTGCGCTTGAACAATTTTATAATTCTGCCAAACCAATTTTGTTACGCTGTTATAAATTTGAGGATAAAATTGGAGCTTATCTTGCTTTGATTAAAAAGGTTTTAAAACAAGATAAGCAGATTGTAATTATTGCGCCGACCCTAAACGAACTAAATAAAATTTATCAATATTTGGGTGATTTTAAAGAAGAAGTTTCCGTGTTTTTAAATGATTTGCCAAAAAACAAATATTATTATGAATGGCTGAGGATTAAAAATAGCCAGGCAAAAATTATTTTAGGCACGCGCAGCGCAATTTTTGCGCCATTTAAAAATTTAGACTTAATTATTATTGACGAAGAAGATAATGAAAATCACAAGCAGGAAGAGCCTAATCCGCGTTATAATGTAAAAACAATTGCCTTAAAATTACAGAAACTAATTATAGCAAAAGTCATTTTTACTGCCAGAACCCCATCAATGGCTAGTTTGCATAACGTCGCTCTTAAAGAATGGCAATTTTATGAAATCAATAAGCCAAAAGACTGGCCAAAAATAAAAATAATAGACCGACAGATTGAATTTAAAAAAGGTAATTATTCTATATTTAGCGAGGAACTTTTAAAATGCATTGAGTATAATCTAAAGCGCGCTCAAAGAATATTTTTATTTTTAAATCGTAAAGGTTTAGCCACGGTTTTGTCCTGCAAAGATTGCGGATATTTGGCAAACTGCCCCACATGCAAACTGCCTTTGACTTGCCAGGTTAGCAAAGAATTAGTCTGCCATCACTGCAATTATAAACAAGATATTTTTCTATTTTGTCCGCAGTGCAAAAGCCCAAATATAAAAATTACTGGGACTGGCACAGCCAAGGTGGAATTAGAGATAAGTAAATTGTTTCCCCAAGCCAGAGTTTTAAAACTAGACATTGACAGCCCTTTGAATAATAAAAAGATTGCTGATTATGATATTATTATTGGCACCCAATATGCCTTTGATTATTTAAATTGGAAGGAAATAAATTTAGCCTGCGCTTTAAATGCAGATACGTTGCTTTATTTGCCAGATTATCGCAGTGCTGAAAAAACATTTAATCTTTTAGCTGGACTGGCAATATCTATGGCAGATCCCAAAAAAGAATTTTTGGTTCAGACTTTCTCAGCAGATAATTATATTTTTTATGACTTGCCTGCGCTTGATTATAAAACATTTTATAAAAAAGAAATTACTGAACGCCAAGATTTACATTATCCGCCTGTGGCAAAGCTAGTAAAATTAATTTACCAAAGCATTGAATTTAACGGCGGCCAAGCAGAAATAAATAAAGTCTATAGAGAATTAGTTTCAAAAGTTGATATAAATAAAGTTATTATTAATCCCCCGCTTTTAGCTTATACTCAGCAGGTTCGCGGCCGTTTTCGCTGGCAAATTATTATTAAGCTATTAGAGCTGGATCTGAAATTAGATTTTTTGAATGATTTGCCTGAGGATGTGATAATTGATGTTGAACCGGAAAATCTGCTATAAAAAAAACCCGTTTTGGAAAACGGGTTTTGGCTGTATTTTTTTAGGCAGCGTTTTTTTGATGTTTTTGCTTGATGTGCATATGTTTGTGATCTTCAAAAAAATGTATTTCTGCAATTCTCTTGATGTCATTGGCCATGGTAAATTTTGTAGCCCAAACCTCAACCGTTTTGCCTTCTCCCAGACAGGCGCGTACAAGAGGTTCATAATCAGAGTCGCCCGAGACCAAGATTAAATGATCAAATTCATTCTTGTATAAATGCCCGGCCATTTTTACAGAAATATAATTGTCAGTCCTGCTTTTGCCGGTTTTTTCAATCGGGCAAGCAGGCGCGTAACTTTTATACGGTGTAAAAATTATTTCAAAGTTTAATTCCTCCTCCAAAAAATGAAGGAAATCGTTTTTTTGAGGAGCATTACGCGGTGCATCGTAAAAAACATAGGCCATGACAATTTCCTTTTTATTGCCTTTGCCATGTGAAATATGCTTTAAAAATGCTTTTAAATCAATATTATGGCCAATGGCTCTGGTCATGCCAGAAAAATTAGGCATGTCAATCGCTATTGCTAGCCTCATCTTCGTCTCCTTTCACCCTTGAAATTTTCTCCTATCTATGCTAGAATAGAGAATATTCAATCTTACTATATTTTTTTATTTATGTCAAGCCTTAAGCTAATCAAAGTGCCGAATCCAATTTTACGGCAAAAAGCCCAAGAAATTAATAAAATTACACCTGCAATCAAGCAGCTTATTTTAGATATGGGGCAATCAATGAAAGAAAATAAGGGTGTTGGCTTGGCTGCGCCACAAATCGGCCAAAGCATACGTTTATGTGTAATTAGCACAGAACAAGGGCCATTAGCTCTAATTAATCCACAAATAACCCGGAAATCTTTGAGAAAAGAAGCTGAAGAAGAAGGTTGTTTAAGTTGTCCGGGTGTCTGGGGCTTGGTTAAACGCTCTAAGGTTATTTATGTTAAAGCTTTAAACCAAGACGGCAAGGACATTAAATTCAGGGCTGAAGGCTTATTTGCCCGTGTTATTCAACATGAAGTTGATCATTTGGCTGGTGTTTTGATAATTGATAAATTTGAAAATAAAAAAAAGAGGTAATCAAATACGATCACCTCATTGTTTAAACTCCTTTTAGCCAAACATCATGTCGTGCCATTCTTTTTTTGCTTTGTAGCGCCAGAGGACTAAAAGTCCAATAATAATAAATGCTACGGCTAAGATTCCCAAAATCATTTTACCCTCCTTTTTAAAGCTATTTTAAACTTAGCATAATATTTAAATAAATGTCAATAGATTTAAAGAAAATTAAAGTAATTTTTATGGGTACGCCGGAGTTTAGCGCGCCTATTTTAAATGTTTTAATTGAAAATTATAATGTTATGGCTGTCGTAACACAGCCTGATAAAAAAGTCGGGCGTAAACAAATTTTAACAGCTTCTCCGATAAAACAAATTGCTTTGGCAAATCAGATTGATGTTTTACAACCAGATAAAATAAAGGGTAATACAGGATTTATTCAAAAAGTAAAAGCATTAGAGCCTGATTTAATTATTATTGCTGCCTATGGTTTAATTTTGCCAAAAGAAATTTTAGACATGCCTAAATATAAAGTAATTAATGTCCATGCTTCGCTTTTACCAAAATATCGCGGTGCTTCCCCTATTCAAGCAGCGATTTTAAATGGTGACAAAGAAACTGGCGTGACTATTATGTTGGTTAATGAAAAAATGGATGAAGGCGACATTTTAACTCAGGAAAAGGTCAAAATAATGCCTGAGGAAACTTCCGAATCTTTACATGCTAAACTTTCAGTCTTGGGTACAAAATTATTAATGGAAACTTTGCCTAAATGGTTAGATAAGGAAATTAGACCTCAAAAACAAGATGACAGCCAGGCAACTTATTGTAAATTAATTTCTAAAGAAGATGGCCAGATTAATTGGCAAAAATCTGCGCTTGAAATTGAGCGTCAGGTGCGGGCTTTAAATCCTTGGCCGGGAACCTGGGCTAATTGGAATTCTAAAAAATTGAAGATTTTAAAGTCAAAAATTTATGAAGTTGATAAGGCTGGCGAGGTTGGCGAGGTTTTTAAACTTAATAATGGTCTGGGAGTTTATTGCGGTCAAAATGCTTTAGAAATTTTAGAACTTCAGCTGGAAGGTAAAAAGCCCATGACAGCCAAGGAATTTTTAAATGGGTACCCGGGTATTATTGGCGCCACTTTAATTTAACATTTTAATTAATATAAAACCGACTTCTGAAAGTCGGTTTTTATAGCGCAAATTTTCTCAATTTTAGCGAGAAATATTTTTGCAGCTCTGGCATTTGTAAACATCACGTTTACCTTGTTTTGTGTCAATGGTTATTTTGCTTTTGACACGAGTAATTTGCCCACAGTGTGGGCATGACCAGCCATAACCGCCTTCATACGCAGAAGGAATCTCATAATAATCAGGCAAATTCAATTGAACACTTATTCGGCTATTTGCCAAACCCTTGCTTCCAGCTTCTTTTCCTGTGGTACGGTAGAAAGTTTTGCATTTTTTGCAACGCCTGATTTTTTTGCTGCCCTGAATAGTTTTTTTAATAAAAGGGTGGGAATCTTCAAAACTAGATTGGCAAGTTGGGCAGTTTACAGATAATGGAAAGTCATAAAAATCTGGCCGATAATTTTTTCCAGGCTTGCCAGCTTTCCTGTCAGCTGCCTTTTGACGGCGAATGTGGCGGCGCATTCCTTTGCTTAATGGGCTTTCAACAAACGGCATTTTTTCCTCCTTATAGAATTTTTAGGAGGCCCGGGGGACTTTTAGACCTTATTAAGGGAGCTAAATTACTCCAGGCCTCCTCTGCCGATGATACATTGGTATCTTAAATAGATTTTATAAAATTGTCAAGGCACGTCGTTCGCAAAACGACGTGCCAAGGAAATCAAAAACACCCCAACGTATGTTAGAGTGTTTTTGGTATCGTATAGATGATTAAAATCTGCGAAAACTTTTGCGTCTGTTTCTATTGCAATCTCTGCAATAAACTGGTCGGTCTGGAGATGGTTTGAATGGAAGTGAAGTAATATCAACACCACATTCAGCGCATTTCAAACCCATATCAGTTACATCAAACATTGGTCTAGGAGCTTGGTTATCATCACGAAAATTAGAATAAGCCATATTTAGTTTAAGTCCCTTGTAAACAAGGTCGTTTAATTAATTATTTGGTTTTTGCCTAGTCGACTTATCCGCGGTGCGGATCCAAGGACTTAACTTTCTGACTTATCTCTAATTTAATTGATCTAAGTTTTTGAAGTTAAACTAACCAAAGTTTTAATAGTTCTAGTATACTCTATTTTAAAGTTTCTGTCAAGAAGCGCTATTCTGTTTCATAATGGGTAAGCTCTGGTTTATCCTGCATAGCTACTGATTTTCTAAAGCCTATTCTATCATGCGCTTGATCACCCAACCCCCACATTCGGCCACAAAAGACCGTATATTCGCCAAATTTATCATTTATTCGGTCTAGTGCTATGCTTAGATTTTTATCTTTTGCCTTGTAGAATAAGTTTAATTGGCCAGTTAGCGACTGGAGGCGGGTAACTGACACAGCCAGCATGTAGACCTTGGTTTTGGGCGGATTTTGCAAAATAAGGCTGTAAGCAGCCTGAAATATTTCTTCAGTGGTAAATAAGGTTTCCGCTGTTTTATGGCTTTTAAAAAAGCCACCGCCGTATTTTAAACTATAGCCGCTGCAAATGCCCCGGGCTTCTAAGCCAGATTCTCTTAAACGCCGGCCGGTTTTTTCACAGAGTTTCATTAAAACAGCGCTAAGATATTTTAAATCATTGGTTTGTTTGGGAATACAGTATGAATGGCCAATTGATTTTGGTAAAATTTCCTCCTCTGTTCTCACTCCTTCAATTTCCACTCCATTAGCATTGGCCCAGAGATAATAACCTGGTTTGCCCAGAGCCTGCATTATATTAGCAACTGGGAAATTTTTTAAATCCAGCAAAGTATAAATGCCCAGCTGGTTTAAACGTCTTTCCATTCTTTGTTTAATGCCCCAGGCTTCAGTTATTTTAACCTGGGAAAATATTAGCTCCATTTTTTTAATAGAATCAATCAGCAAGTAATTATCTTTCTCGCAAATATCAGAACCAAATTTGGCCAAAAAGCGCGTCCAGGAAATTCCGATTGAGCAAGTTAGCCAATCTCCTACTTCTTTTTTAATCCTATTTTTAATTTCTGTGGCGATTTTTTCTACTTGCTGCCAATTTTTAATATAGCCTGTTAAATCCAAAAAAGCTTCGTCAATGCTATAAGGTTCAATCCGTTCAGTATAGTCGCTTAAGATTTTAAATATCTTTTCAGTAGTTGATCTATATTTGGCTGGTTCGTTTTCAACTAAAATAACTTTGGTATAAAGCTTTTTGGCTTCTGAAACCAGACAGCCGGTTTTAATGCCCACTTTTTTGGCTTCTTTGGATGAGGCAATAATACAGCCCTTGGGACTCAAATACGCGCAGACACCAACAGGCTTTCCGCGATAAAAAGGATTGGCCTGCTGTTCAACAGAGGCAAAATAGGAATTCATATCAATGTGGAGGATGAAATTGGCCATGATTATATTTTATTTTTTTAATAATTAAATTTCGTTTTAATTTTAAATTTTTAATGACTAATTATTAATTAATTTTTTTAATGTTTTAATGCCTAAATTAAATCATTATAACATTTAGTCATTGATTAAAAATTAGAAATTAATCATTTGTCATTCACTGTAAACCTCCTCCAAATGCCAGGTTAAATTATTAGTATCAAAAACCAGCTTGAAAAAGTTGTTTTGGCTAGTGACTGAAAAATAAACCAGTTTGCCATCCCCTGTCCTTTTTTCATAAACCAGATTAATTTTCTCAATAATATATTTCTTTTTGGTCCACTTTAAAGCATAGGGTTTAGGACCCCTTTTAGTAAAGATAACTATAACCTCAATCGGGTCGTTTAACTTAAGTAAGGGCATAAGGATTGAATAACAAATGACAAATACCAAATATCAAAAAAATAACAAAATACTAAATTTAAATGATAAAACGTTTTAAAATTAATTATTTGAGTTTTGAATTTATTTTGTTATTATTTATTGGGTATTTGTCATTTTAAGTTATTATACCCCGAACAGAAACCGAAGGCAATAAAAAATCAAGGTTATTGGCCTTGATAGTATTATCAATACAAATAGAATTTTATTTATCGGCTAATTTTTTTGTCTAAATATGGCTGCACAGAGCATTAAATAGCCTATTCCCAAGGGATGGTTTAAATACGGGCTGAACATGTTTACAGTCATCAAGACAATTAAGCCAATCAGGAAGCCAATTCGTATAAGGCTCGGCCTTGAATTAATTTCATTTATATTTGAATTTATGACAGTTTGTTTAAGGCCGAGCCTTGAATGAATGCCCAAATAAAGTATTTGTCCTATTAAAAACAAATAAACAAACAAACCAATAAACCCAATTTCCGTTACCGTATCCAAATACCCCCATTCAAAAGTGTAAGTTGTGTACCAGCCCTCGGGATTTGAATCATTTTTAATGCGCGGATCATCTGATTTGTATGTTAAACTAGTGCCAAAGCCAGTGCCTAAAAGAGGCGCTTTTTTAATTTGTTCAATTAAAACCGGCAATTGGTTCCAACGGCTAGATACTCCTGCTTCACCAAAAAAGGCAGTAAAGCGTGTTTTAAGTAAAGAAAATGCTAATTCTGAGGAAGGTTTGGGGATTGGGAAATTGGCGATAGAGAAAAACAACAAGATGTTGATAATCAGGGAAGAAAGAATAATTCCCATAATTTGTGCCAATTTTTTGAGCCGTAATTTTTCTTTAAAAATCAAATAAGCAAAGAGAGCAATAAATCCGACAATGGCACTGAGCCAAAAGGTGCGGGAAAAAGAGATTAAGATTGAGGTTTCAAGTATGATTATCATAATAATGGACCAGACAAATTGTTTTCTCGGAACCGAAGAAGCGATTGGCCCCGAAGGGGTAAACGAATCGCTTCTTCGGTGGAGGAGTAATAAAATTAGGGAAAAAATAATAAAAATTCCAATCAAGCTCCATATCTGCGACTGGAAAAATATTCTAAAAAAATTAGCCCCGGCATAAGTAATCTCCCCTACCCTGGTATCGCGAATCCAGTGGTAAAGCAGATCCGATGTATTTAGAAATCCATGAGAAAAGAAGTATAAGGTTACAAATACTTTTAAGGAGACATAAGTTATTGAGGCGATTAAAATTTTTAGAAAATTAATAACTTGCTTTTCATTTTTAAAAACTTCCAGGAAAACAAAAAAGAGACCGAAATACAGATAACCGTTAAAATCAAAAAAAGTGTTTGCCAGACCATTATGGTGTAATAGTCCATTGATAAACCCAATCCCGAGGAAGGCAATTAATAAAATAAAGTTTTGGATTAGGCGATCCTTTTTTATCTTATTTATACCCCACTTTCTTGTCCGCCATAGCGTAAGCGACGGCGGAAGTGGGCAAGTTTTAGGCCTGCTAAAGCAGGGTATAAAACAATATTTTAATAACCAGACCAAAAAGACAATTAAGAATATTGCTAGACGAATCGGCGCTTTAAAGCCAGGTAATTGCAAGTAGAACAAATACCCATAAGAACCTATCATTAGTTCAATTAAAGCAATATAAAGACCATATTCTAGCTTATACAAGGTAAATAAAAGAACTGCGATTGAGATAAGAATTAAGAATATAGAAGATAGAAATGCTGATTTAAAGCTGATTAAGGAAAGTAATTCAATGAAAAAAATGGCTAAAATTAGCTTTATAATATTTATATTTAAGATTTTTTCAGGTGTATCTATTGACATTTTTATTGAAATGTGTTATTATAACTGCATTAGTCTAGGTTCATTTCGGAACCTGGCAGATATAATCTTTGAAAGGAAAGAAAATGAAAAAGTTAATTTGTTTGGTATTGGGCATGATCGTCCTTTTGCTAACCACCACCGCTTGCGCAAGCATGAACAAAAGCGTTTTCGAACCTGGCATCAGCATTGCTGCAACACCTGCTTTTCCTCAAGACGTTTCTTCTCCGACCTGGGCAGAACAAGCCGGCAAGGTAGTGACCACAAATCACTCCCCCAAAATAGTAGAAGTGGAAATTCGCTTCTATCCATTTGGCCTTTCACAAAGAGGTCTTGTAATTGATAGATACTTTCTGCATTCTAACTGTTTCGGTGCTTATTTTGGTACAGATGGCGATTATTCCGCCACAATCATCGAAGTGAATGGGTCTGTGACTCCGTTCGTCAAGAATTTTCGCCTCATAAAAGGTGAAAAGATTGAAATAACTTATGGTCAATAAGACCAACTTGTACACAAAAATTGTGTTACACCCTGTCAATTCTGGCGGGGTGTTTTTTTGTGTATGTATTGACATTTTTTTAAATATATGATAGTGTAATAATGCGGTTGGGAGGGCTGTATATACAGTTCGTTGAAGCGCATAACGCTAATATCCTACTCCAATCCATTTCAAATTGGTTTGGAAAAGTCTGCAATCACGCAGTCTTAAGATATAAGCGTGCATCACCTGGCTGCATTAAAATTTTTTTCCCAGAAACTCGAAGGTTTGCGGCTTTTCCTGAGAGTACTTATTGGGGAAAAGGCATCAATTCTGTAAAGAAAGAAGATGTCAAAGAGCCGATTTATTTATCATTTAACCTTGCTATTCTGGCAGGGTTTTTTATTTTTAAATTTTTGACTGGGGTTTGGGTTTGATTTTGAAAATTTAATTAAACTATTGACAAATTAATTATATTTTGTTAAGATATTTTTATGAGATTAAGGTAGAGCAACGAAAGAATTCCTAAATAAGGATCCAGTTTAGGAATTGTTTCAAATAATGGTGCCTTAACTATGGGCTCAGCTCTTTGCTGAGTGCAAACTGGTTAGCACACTCGATGTTCCTTGACCTTATCAAGTTCTGCATTGCATTATTATGCCTTAATCTCTGGCGAATATTCCACCCTGTCAATTCTGGCAGGGTGTTTTCTTTTTTAAATTTTTAGGTACGATACTTGACATTTTTATAATTTTTGTTAAGCTATATTTGTGTTAGGGAAGAGAGTCCTAAGTAAAAGGAAAACAGTATCGCCGAAAGTATGCTGCTGAATGGATTTTTGGGGGTGATGGCAAAAGTCCCTCACAATTCAGGTAGGAAAGAACACGAAATCTTACAACTAGAAAGTAATGTTATTCTCGGCAAAGGGTACCCTTTGTTATCCTACCTTCCCTAACCGCTAATAGTCAGTTGAGGTGGAGAATGCCTTTGACACGGAGTGTGGAGGCGAGGGACGCCCATTCCTCAAGTAAGGGCTCAATCTCGGCTGGAAGTCCAGTTGCCTTACTCATCTCAACTGATTTGCTAATTACCCAGTCAACTGACCGGGTTTTTTATTTAAAGTAATTCATAACTGCTTTTTATAATAGCAATATTTTAGGTAATTTAAAAGGGTATTCTGAAGCGAATACCCTTATTTATTAAATAGCCATTTGGAATAATTCCTGATATTTTTTCAGGAATTCCTTGGCATGATTGCTGGCTCTGGCTGAACTTTCTCTGAGCATTTGGCGCAGGTCTTTTTCAGTCAGCTTGAATTCCCTTTCCTTTTCTCGGTATGGAGTGAAATATTGCCAAAGTGAAGTAGTCAGGATTTCTTTGCATTGTGTGCAGCTTAATGTTCCGGCCTGGCACTGCTGGTGGATTTTTTCCTGGCTGGCCATGTCCTTAATTTTGGGCAAAACATAATAAGCGTAAACGCAGCACTTTTTTGGATTGCCAGGATAATTAAGGCCCAATCGCGTGTCATCTGTCGGCATTTTGAAAACTTTTTTTCTGATCAATTCAAGACCATCAGTTGGACAGATAAAATTTTGGCGCTGACTGCTGGTTCTTTTCCCATCAAAGCCAGGTATGGGCGGGACTGGCGGAATGATCACCTGAGGAAAAATAAACTCGCTCACATCCAGCTTTAAATTATGGCACAGATTACGGATAATCTTGTGCGTTAATTCCACATTGCCAGGAATACTTGAGGTTACAAATGGCGCCTCAAAAATGAGTACGTCTGCAAGTTCCTGGAGCGGATAGCTTAGAATTCCGGCATTGATTATTTCTTTGTCCTGCTTTTTCCTTTTGGATACAATGGCTTTTTGCAAAATGTGAACAGGTGTTGCCTGTAAAAGCATTTGAAACATTTGGGCATGCTCAGGCACCATGGATTGGGCAAAGATTGTGCTTTGCTCATAGTTTAAACCAGCGCACAGCCAGGATTTGAATATTGTTAATGTATCCTGGATTAAATTATCTGCTTTGGCAGTCGTCAGGGCTAAACTATTGTAGATGCCGAAAAAACAATCGTATCTTTTTTCCAGCCCAAGCCATTGGTCTATGACCATTAAATGTTTCAAATGGATAAAGCCAGTTGGCCTCATGCCAGAGAGAAATCTGAATTTTTCGCTCATGATTGCCTCCTTGTCAAATAACCAATTTAATATCTAAATTTAGCGCATAATATTGATTTTGTCAAGCTAAACCAATTTGTCGCATCAGGTAAATAACCACTTGACTTTTTACTAAACTATGCTATAGTTTAGTATTCGCTCATTGAAAATTTGAAAGGAGAAAAATAATGGAAAGAAAAGTCATTAAACTTGATTTTAATGTTACTAATAGGTGCAATTTTCGTTGCAAACACTGCTGTTTTCGTTCTGGCGAAGTTAATTTGACAGAACTGCCTTTTGCCATGATTCAATCTGTTTTGACTGAATTCAAGGAATTGGGCGGTCGCAGAATTGACATCACTGGCGGTGAAGCCACAATGCGCCAAGATTGTTTTCAGATCGTTGAGCTCTGCAAATATCTGGGGTTTAAAACTGAATTAGTGACAAATGGCTCTCTGCTTGATGAAGAAAAATTGAAGCGCTACAAAGACCTCGGTCTTGATGGCATAGCGATCAGCTTGGATGGATCCAAGTACAAATTCTACAGCCAAATCCGGCCTGTGGCAGAAAAGATTTACAAAAAAATCCTTAAAAACATTGAACTGGCCGCGAGGTCTGGCTTTTACACCAAAGTCAATACGGTTGTCTTTGATTCCAATCTGCATGATCTGACGGCAATCACCCGTTTGGCCGTTGTCTTGGGCGCGCGCGAACAGGGCTTCTATTATTTCAGTCCCATTGGCCGAGGTGATTGTTTCACTGCCAATATCGCTGATCCGCTCAAATGGATGCAGGTGATCAGGCAACTACTGATTGAATTTTACAATAAGATCGAAATCTCCATGGAGACGCCGATCATTGAGTCAGAATTCACCAGAAAAATCGATACTCATTGCTACATGGAAAGACCATGGCATTTGCAGATTTTGCCTGATGGCAATGTCTTCCCT
The sequence above is drawn from the Patescibacteria group bacterium genome and encodes:
- the def gene encoding peptide deformylase, with the protein product MSSLKLIKVPNPILRQKAQEINKITPAIKQLILDMGQSMKENKGVGLAAPQIGQSIRLCVISTEQGPLALINPQITRKSLRKEAEEEGCLSCPGVWGLVKRSKVIYVKALNQDGKDIKFRAEGLFARVIQHEVDHLAGVLIIDKFENKKKR
- the priA gene encoding primosomal protein N', with product MKPKIAQIIPFVRLTRSLNFFDYIIPEELRSEIKVGQLVEIPFRNKMVKGVILGLAESSKYESIKLKQISKIVEPIPLLATWQITLIKDLSQYYFVSMATILKMLIPEIPKKVRLSRKKILQELNFLSAPKSEIALEQFYNSAKPILLRCYKFEDKIGAYLALIKKVLKQDKQIVIIAPTLNELNKIYQYLGDFKEEVSVFLNDLPKNKYYYEWLRIKNSQAKIILGTRSAIFAPFKNLDLIIIDEEDNENHKQEEPNPRYNVKTIALKLQKLIIAKVIFTARTPSMASLHNVALKEWQFYEINKPKDWPKIKIIDRQIEFKKGNYSIFSEELLKCIEYNLKRAQRIFLFLNRKGLATVLSCKDCGYLANCPTCKLPLTCQVSKELVCHHCNYKQDIFLFCPQCKSPNIKITGTGTAKVELEISKLFPQARVLKLDIDSPLNNKKIADYDIIIGTQYAFDYLNWKEINLACALNADTLLYLPDYRSAEKTFNLLAGLAISMADPKKEFLVQTFSADNYIFYDLPALDYKTFYKKEITERQDLHYPPVAKLVKLIYQSIEFNGGQAEINKVYRELVSKVDINKVIINPPLLAYTQQVRGRFRWQIIIKLLELDLKLDFLNDLPEDVIIDVEPENLL
- a CDS encoding NYN domain-containing protein; the encoded protein is MRLAIAIDMPNFSGMTRAIGHNIDLKAFLKHISHGKGNKKEIVMAYVFYDAPRNAPQKNDFLHFLEEELNFEIIFTPYKSYAPACPIEKTGKSRTDNYISVKMAGHLYKNEFDHLILVSGDSDYEPLVRACLGEGKTVEVWATKFTMANDIKRIAEIHFFEDHKHMHIKQKHQKNAA
- a CDS encoding CxxC-x17-CxxC domain-containing protein; amino-acid sequence: MAYSNFRDDNQAPRPMFDVTDMGLKCAECGVDITSLPFKPSPDRPVYCRDCNRNRRKSFRRF
- a CDS encoding radical SAM/SPASM domain-containing protein, whose amino-acid sequence is MERKVIKLDFNVTNRCNFRCKHCCFRSGEVNLTELPFAMIQSVLTEFKELGGRRIDITGGEATMRQDCFQIVELCKYLGFKTELVTNGSLLDEEKLKRYKDLGLDGIAISLDGSKYKFYSQIRPVAEKIYKKILKNIELAARSGFYTKVNTVVFDSNLHDLTAITRLAVVLGAREQGFYYFSPIGRGDCFTANIADPLKWMQVIRQLLIEFYNKIEISMETPIIESEFTRKIDTHCYMERPWHLQILPDGNVFPCAIMCAHQKPLANLHEQSLRQIWENETQLQKYFEQQTQPLFKDWGGCVNYPQLRGKIASNKYSFVCLCKKFNLKELTR
- the fmt gene encoding methionyl-tRNA formyltransferase, producing the protein MSIDLKKIKVIFMGTPEFSAPILNVLIENYNVMAVVTQPDKKVGRKQILTASPIKQIALANQIDVLQPDKIKGNTGFIQKVKALEPDLIIIAAYGLILPKEILDMPKYKVINVHASLLPKYRGASPIQAAILNGDKETGVTIMLVNEKMDEGDILTQEKVKIMPEETSESLHAKLSVLGTKLLMETLPKWLDKEIRPQKQDDSQATYCKLISKEDGQINWQKSALEIERQVRALNPWPGTWANWNSKKLKILKSKIYEVDKAGEVGEVFKLNNGLGVYCGQNALEILELQLEGKKPMTAKEFLNGYPGIIGATLI
- a CDS encoding O-antigen ligase family protein, giving the protein MSIDTPEKILNINIIKLILAIFFIELLSLISFKSAFLSSIFLILISIAVLLFTLYKLEYGLYIALIELMIGSYGYLFYLQLPGFKAPIRLAIFLIVFLVWLLKYCFIPCFSRPKTCPLPPSLTLWRTRKWGINKIKKDRLIQNFILLIAFLGIGFINGLLHHNGLANTFFDFNGYLYFGLFFVFLEVFKNEKQVINFLKILIASITYVSLKVFVTLYFFSHGFLNTSDLLYHWIRDTRVGEITYAGANFFRIFFQSQIWSLIGIFIIFSLILLLLHRRSDSFTPSGPIASSVPRKQFVWSIIMIIILETSILISFSRTFWLSAIVGFIALFAYLIFKEKLRLKKLAQIMGIILSSLIINILLFFSIANFPIPKPSSELAFSLLKTRFTAFFGEAGVSSRWNQLPVLIEQIKKAPLLGTGFGTSLTYKSDDPRIKNDSNPEGWYTTYTFEWGYLDTVTEIGFIGLFVYLFLIGQILYLGIHSRLGLKQTVINSNINEINSRPSLIRIGFLIGLIVLMTVNMFSPYLNHPLGIGYLMLCAAIFRQKN
- a CDS encoding DNA polymerase IV, which encodes MANFILHIDMNSYFASVEQQANPFYRGKPVGVCAYLSPKGCIIASSKEAKKVGIKTGCLVSEAKKLYTKVILVENEPAKYRSTTEKIFKILSDYTERIEPYSIDEAFLDLTGYIKNWQQVEKIATEIKNRIKKEVGDWLTCSIGISWTRFLAKFGSDICEKDNYLLIDSIKKMELIFSQVKITEAWGIKQRMERRLNQLGIYTLLDLKNFPVANIMQALGKPGYYLWANANGVEIEGVRTEEEILPKSIGHSYCIPKQTNDLKYLSAVLMKLCEKTGRRLRESGLEARGICSGYSLKYGGGFFKSHKTAETLFTTEEIFQAAYSLILQNPPKTKVYMLAVSVTRLQSLTGQLNLFYKAKDKNLSIALDRINDKFGEYTVFCGRMWGLGDQAHDRIGFRKSVAMQDKPELTHYETE